A genomic window from Xylanibacillus composti includes:
- a CDS encoding methyl-accepting chemotaxis protein, whose amino-acid sequence MGGWLSKFRFKNMSLSQKYGIPLAITIVLFVASTVMVAILLNNVGREINEVERTGERALKMSEMGSLFRAKDIRIADFIQTWSAVPISEFQERSARFNQLEQEIRAGLDESAEFLEIFERVIESDSKYNELFLEKLVPALNAGNMIEVELLRGETASLRAETVSILGELIEIVSAEQIAAVEDANAQAAFSLYMLIGAVIVSLILSLFITYFVSRLISRNIKEVIEIGGEIANGNLAVKNISYESRDEIGQLAKTINYMSSSLREMVRGISSISQTVSSQSEELTQMAREVKAGSEQIATTMQELASGTEIQARSATEIAELVETLNEQVAVANQDGDALNDASANVLAQSTNGTVQMEQTAKQMTAINGIVQDALGKMRNLEQSAGNISNLVQVIQEIASQTNLLALNASIEAARAGEHGRGFAVVASEVKKLSEQVERSVNEVTGIIAGIQKDTQVMVESLQGGYQEVEEGTQSMNATKETFDSITEAVNQMVERIGSVSMGLKAISRHGEKIGTTSQEIASVSEEGAAGVEQTSASAQQQNSSMEEITSNAEHLAVLAEELNQMVSKFKL is encoded by the coding sequence ATGGGTGGATGGTTAAGCAAGTTCAGATTCAAAAACATGTCGTTGAGCCAGAAGTATGGCATTCCTCTCGCTATCACGATCGTCTTGTTCGTGGCCTCAACTGTGATGGTTGCTATACTGCTGAACAATGTCGGCAGAGAAATCAATGAGGTGGAAAGAACAGGAGAACGAGCGTTGAAGATGAGCGAAATGGGTTCGCTGTTCCGGGCCAAGGATATTCGGATTGCCGATTTCATTCAAACTTGGAGCGCGGTTCCGATTTCCGAGTTTCAGGAGCGCAGTGCGAGATTCAATCAGCTGGAGCAAGAGATTCGGGCTGGTCTGGATGAATCGGCGGAGTTTCTGGAAATTTTCGAACGCGTTATCGAAAGCGACAGCAAGTATAACGAGCTGTTTCTGGAGAAGCTGGTGCCTGCACTGAATGCCGGCAATATGATAGAAGTAGAGCTGCTGCGGGGAGAGACCGCGTCGCTTCGCGCAGAAACGGTCAGCATTTTGGGAGAGCTTATCGAAATTGTCTCGGCGGAGCAGATTGCGGCGGTAGAGGACGCCAATGCCCAGGCAGCGTTTTCACTCTATATGCTGATCGGTGCCGTTATCGTTTCCTTGATTCTAAGTTTGTTCATTACATATTTTGTAAGTCGCTTGATCAGTCGCAATATTAAGGAAGTCATAGAGATTGGCGGCGAAATCGCGAACGGCAATCTTGCTGTGAAGAATATCAGCTATGAAAGCCGGGACGAGATCGGGCAATTGGCGAAGACGATTAATTATATGAGCAGCAGCCTGCGCGAGATGGTCAGGGGCATCTCATCCATCTCTCAGACAGTTTCCAGCCAGAGCGAGGAATTGACGCAAATGGCGAGAGAGGTCAAGGCAGGCAGCGAGCAAATCGCAACTACGATGCAGGAACTCGCTTCCGGGACTGAAATACAGGCTCGTTCCGCTACCGAAATTGCCGAGCTGGTTGAAACATTGAACGAGCAGGTAGCTGTGGCCAATCAGGATGGCGACGCGCTGAATGACGCATCGGCGAACGTTCTGGCCCAGTCGACGAATGGCACGGTTCAGATGGAACAGACGGCCAAGCAGATGACGGCGATCAATGGCATTGTCCAGGATGCGCTCGGCAAGATGCGGAATCTGGAACAAAGCGCGGGCAATATTTCCAATCTGGTGCAGGTAATTCAGGAAATTGCTTCGCAGACAAACCTGCTAGCGCTCAACGCTTCGATCGAGGCGGCCCGCGCAGGCGAACACGGCAGAGGTTTCGCGGTAGTCGCGTCTGAGGTGAAGAAGCTGTCCGAGCAGGTTGAGCGTTCTGTTAACGAAGTGACCGGCATTATCGCGGGCATTCAGAAGGACACTCAAGTGATGGTTGAGTCGCTGCAGGGCGGATACCAGGAGGTAGAGGAAGGCACGCAATCCATGAACGCGACCAAGGAAACGTTCGACAGCATTACGGAAGCCGTCAATCAGATGGTCGAGCGCATAGGCAGCGTGTCGATGGGACTCAAAGCGATCAGCAGGCATGGCGAGAAAATCGGAACGACGAGCCAGGAAATTGCCTCCGTATCGGAGGAGGGCGCGGCCGGCGTCGAACAGACCTCTGCCTCGGCCCAGCAGCAGAACAGTTCGATGGAGGAAATTACAAGCAATGCAGAGCATTTGGCTGTGCTTGCAGAGGAATTGAACCAGATGGTCAGCAAGTTCAAACTATAA
- a CDS encoding extracellular solute-binding protein has translation MNRKSMAVLMLLASLAWILAACGGSANTGTGGNATPQNGGGEQSGEQVELHLMHLWPEGSSLAQYNLVNQIVDEFEQANGNVKITIEVLDNEQYKNKLKVLSASNSLPDIGFTWAAGFMEPYVNGNEFANLNELLEGDLKDQFVGGTTEAYSFDGNTYALPVELNIVPFYYNKAIFEQYNLEVPETYEDLKNIIQTLNDNNVTPFTLGAKDAWTASFWYMYLAERLGGPELLDEAVASNTFTHPDLIEAGRELQELVDMNAFIKGFNGLSNDESKTEFLNGNVAMFLMGTWEVPNYTTNEEIPQEFRDSVGFFKFPVLEGGKGGVDDWVGGPGVGLFVSENSDHPAEAKQFASHFVKRWGELSVTEAGVIPATKVDTETIDLPQMYIDLLNELNVANKVTLYLDVQMKPVAAEAHYNLVQALLGKAVTPEEFAQQQEDVLQEGK, from the coding sequence ATGAACCGAAAGTCAATGGCAGTGTTAATGCTGCTCGCATCCCTCGCCTGGATTTTGGCCGCTTGCGGCGGCAGCGCCAACACGGGAACAGGCGGAAATGCGACACCGCAAAATGGGGGAGGAGAGCAGTCCGGCGAACAGGTCGAACTGCATCTGATGCATTTGTGGCCGGAAGGAAGCAGCTTGGCCCAGTATAATCTGGTCAACCAAATCGTAGATGAGTTTGAGCAAGCCAATGGCAATGTCAAAATTACAATTGAAGTATTGGACAATGAACAGTACAAAAACAAGCTCAAAGTATTGTCCGCATCGAACAGCCTGCCGGATATCGGCTTCACTTGGGCAGCGGGCTTTATGGAGCCGTACGTGAACGGAAATGAATTCGCGAACCTGAACGAACTGCTTGAGGGCGACCTGAAGGATCAGTTCGTTGGCGGCACGACAGAAGCATATTCGTTCGATGGCAATACGTACGCTTTGCCGGTTGAGCTGAACATTGTGCCATTCTATTACAACAAGGCGATCTTCGAGCAATATAATCTGGAAGTTCCGGAAACTTACGAGGATCTGAAAAACATTATTCAAACCTTGAATGACAACAATGTGACGCCATTTACGCTTGGTGCAAAGGACGCATGGACGGCATCGTTCTGGTACATGTATTTGGCGGAAAGACTCGGTGGGCCAGAGCTGCTTGATGAAGCAGTCGCTTCGAACACGTTCACGCATCCTGACTTGATCGAAGCCGGACGCGAGCTTCAGGAATTGGTAGATATGAACGCCTTCATCAAGGGCTTCAACGGACTGTCCAATGATGAGTCCAAAACAGAATTCCTGAACGGCAATGTAGCCATGTTCTTGATGGGTACTTGGGAAGTGCCGAATTACACGACGAACGAAGAAATTCCGCAAGAATTCAGAGACAGCGTAGGATTCTTCAAATTCCCGGTCTTGGAAGGCGGAAAAGGCGGCGTGGATGACTGGGTAGGCGGTCCCGGCGTAGGATTGTTCGTGTCTGAAAATTCTGACCACCCGGCTGAGGCCAAGCAATTCGCCAGCCACTTTGTGAAGCGTTGGGGAGAGCTTTCGGTTACCGAGGCAGGGGTAATCCCGGCGACGAAGGTGGACACGGAGACGATTGATCTGCCGCAAATGTATATCGACTTGTTGAATGAGCTGAATGTAGCCAATAAAGTCACGCTTTATCTGGACGTACAGATGAAGCCGGTAGCTGCGGAAGCGCACTACAACCTGGTTCAGGCGCTGCTCGGCAAGGCAGTTACGCCGGAAGAGTTCGCTCAACAGCAAGAGGACGTCCTGCAGGAAGGCAAATAA
- a CDS encoding TAXI family TRAP transporter solute-binding subunit, which produces MLQVKRRIVSGFILVLSVAVLAACGSGAGTTDLLMGTGSQGGTYFPLGAEMANVWNNQIEHINVTSTESGASVENLAKISRGEFDLGMSVNLPAIDAYEGKGEFEGNPVENFAFIGHIYPEVMQIVSRESTGVETIADLAGKRVAIGPPGSGTQAAAKLILEAYGLQDGDYVAYQEGFGDAKAKLQDGTIDASFGLLGLPDAGIDELQAATRDVKFLEVTGDALAHIEANSGYSGFAISAGSYEWLEADAHTISAFAILVANTDTVDEDLAYELARVMIEHNGDNTHPQSSHTTQENALNGSNGLPIHPGAQKYYQEIGLMD; this is translated from the coding sequence ATGTTGCAAGTGAAGCGTCGTATTGTATCTGGATTTATCCTTGTCTTAAGCGTGGCTGTGCTGGCGGCTTGCGGTTCAGGGGCAGGCACAACGGATCTGCTTATGGGAACGGGCAGCCAAGGGGGAACCTATTTCCCGTTGGGTGCAGAGATGGCGAATGTGTGGAATAATCAGATCGAACATATTAACGTAACCTCAACGGAGTCGGGTGCTTCTGTTGAGAACCTGGCGAAAATCAGCCGCGGGGAATTTGATCTCGGCATGTCTGTCAATTTGCCGGCTATCGATGCTTATGAAGGCAAAGGAGAATTCGAAGGAAATCCCGTAGAGAATTTCGCGTTCATCGGTCATATTTATCCGGAAGTCATGCAGATCGTATCGAGGGAGTCGACAGGGGTCGAGACGATCGCCGATTTGGCAGGCAAGCGCGTGGCCATCGGGCCGCCGGGCAGCGGCACACAAGCAGCCGCAAAGCTAATTCTGGAGGCATACGGCCTGCAGGATGGAGACTATGTAGCCTATCAGGAAGGGTTTGGCGATGCGAAAGCGAAGCTGCAGGACGGTACGATCGACGCTTCGTTCGGCCTGTTGGGGTTGCCGGACGCCGGTATCGATGAGCTGCAGGCGGCAACACGGGATGTGAAGTTTCTGGAAGTAACGGGCGATGCGCTGGCACATATAGAAGCCAACAGCGGTTACTCCGGGTTTGCCATTTCGGCTGGCTCCTATGAGTGGCTGGAAGCCGATGCGCATACGATTTCAGCCTTTGCGATACTCGTGGCCAATACGGATACAGTGGATGAGGATTTGGCGTACGAACTGGCAAGGGTGATGATTGAGCATAACGGGGATAATACACATCCGCAGTCCAGTCATACGACACAAGAGAATGCGCTGAACGGATCGAATGGCTTGCCGATTCATCCCGGCGCGCAGAAGTATTATCAGGAAATCGGATTGATGGATTAG
- a CDS encoding response regulator, translating to MNQQYRVLVVDDEPMILRGLSFVIPWDKLGLQVVGKASNGEEALWQINKLEPHIVITDIRMPVMNGLELLKRVMTERPSMVVVLLSGYGEFENLREALRYGAFDYLLKPVCGSELEQTMRRAKSRLDEMQGSEREFLHQSVQAVTELVRERLICSMLEGTEKPYDRLYWLREWELEHPYFLLLIALDDAREMKQWDRSERKLWNFAVNNVLAELGKSQQLITVFPFRSGEWVMLLQEISQEQIEEIAEHIIVCVKTFTKLSCSIGISKPCRGIDSLHASYRSAQHALMARFTGGRESVYMDADAHLLHESGPTGIMGSQLDVWETRLAAAVSSYDRDAVTALLGEWKGELLASGAKQPDAVALMIELMVGVSKRLADLFGLPLPGLSALISEMPICVTLEEMNELMASALAEYQELVSKQVQREKETSSVRKALQYADKYFHQDVSIDEVAEHVGLSNSHFCVLFKKETGYTFLEYLTKQRIEWACSMLKNTDTRIHNVSHMVGYQDPKYFSQVFKKLVGMTPSEYRTAFKNKGGIYEKPSV from the coding sequence ATGAATCAGCAATATCGTGTGCTTGTGGTGGATGATGAACCCATGATTCTTCGCGGCTTGTCTTTCGTCATTCCTTGGGATAAGTTGGGGCTTCAGGTAGTTGGCAAAGCCTCGAATGGCGAGGAAGCGTTGTGGCAAATCAACAAGCTCGAGCCCCATATCGTCATTACAGATATTCGCATGCCTGTCATGAATGGATTGGAGCTGCTGAAGCGCGTTATGACGGAAAGACCGTCGATGGTTGTGGTGCTGCTCAGCGGATACGGCGAATTCGAGAATTTGCGGGAGGCGCTTCGGTACGGGGCCTTCGACTATCTGCTAAAGCCGGTATGCGGCAGTGAGCTGGAGCAAACGATGCGGCGAGCCAAATCTCGATTGGACGAGATGCAGGGCAGCGAGCGCGAATTCCTGCATCAATCCGTCCAGGCGGTAACCGAGCTTGTGCGCGAACGATTAATCTGCAGCATGCTTGAGGGGACGGAGAAGCCCTATGACCGCCTCTACTGGCTGCGGGAGTGGGAATTGGAGCACCCTTACTTTCTTCTGCTGATCGCACTCGATGATGCGCGGGAGATGAAGCAGTGGGATCGTTCGGAGCGGAAGCTCTGGAACTTTGCGGTGAATAACGTGCTGGCCGAGCTTGGCAAGAGCCAGCAGCTCATTACAGTGTTTCCTTTTCGCAGCGGGGAATGGGTCATGCTGCTGCAGGAAATATCCCAGGAGCAGATTGAAGAGATTGCGGAGCATATCATCGTTTGCGTCAAGACCTTTACGAAGCTCAGCTGTTCTATAGGCATCAGCAAGCCCTGCAGGGGGATCGATTCGCTTCATGCGAGCTATCGCAGTGCCCAGCATGCATTGATGGCCAGATTTACCGGGGGGAGGGAAAGCGTGTATATGGATGCCGATGCTCACCTTCTGCACGAATCCGGTCCAACCGGAATCATGGGCAGTCAGCTTGATGTGTGGGAAACTCGCCTTGCGGCAGCGGTCTCCAGTTATGATCGGGATGCGGTGACCGCCCTTCTCGGCGAATGGAAGGGCGAGCTGCTGGCAAGCGGTGCGAAGCAGCCGGATGCAGTCGCCTTGATGATCGAGCTGATGGTGGGGGTCTCGAAGCGGCTGGCTGACCTGTTCGGTCTGCCGTTGCCCGGACTATCCGCTCTGATCTCGGAAATGCCGATATGTGTGACATTGGAAGAAATGAATGAATTGATGGCATCAGCGCTTGCCGAATACCAAGAGCTCGTCTCCAAGCAGGTGCAGAGGGAGAAAGAGACAAGCTCAGTGCGGAAAGCGCTGCAGTATGCCGACAAGTATTTTCACCAGGATGTCAGCATCGATGAAGTGGCGGAGCATGTAGGCTTGAGCAACAGCCATTTCTGCGTTCTGTTCAAAAAAGAAACCGGGTATACCTTTTTGGAGTATTTGACCAAGCAGCGAATCGAATGGGCCTGCTCCATGCTGAAGAATACGGACACCCGCATCCATAATGTGTCGCATATGGTCGGTTATCAGGATCCCAAATATTTTTCGCAGGTTTTCAAGAAGCTGGTCGGAATGACACCTTCAGAATACCGTACTGCATTCAAGAACAAGGGGGGAATTTACGAGAAGCCATCTGTATAG
- a CDS encoding TRAP transporter permease translates to MPPTHSVKSDAVSADEILEKYDRESTYRKQLGKWVWVVSFLAISLTLFHLFTAYRGAYEARIQGPIHLGTGLGLIFLLYPIRKGLQRVQRTVPWYDAVLAFAALAVGYYNVIFYERLVTEAIVIGYARMDYVVASLGVLLVLEAARRSVGLPIVVVSVVALLYAMYGNWIPTKLFAHRGFEWSKLAADLYLTTKGIFSTPIQVSSTFIFLFLLFGVMLIRTGIGSFFNDLAFALTGRFTGGQGKAAVVASAMQGMVSGSSVANTVGSGSFTIPMMKKAGYRPEFAAAAEASASTGGQIMPPIMGAAAFIMATYTETPYSQIMLAAIIPAMLYFSGVFLGVHFESRKRGIVGLPKSALPNLRRLLIERGYLLLPILVIFYTLLSGRTPMRAALLGIAVSFLVSLFRRDTRMSFKSVLGAMEQGARVALPVIAACACAGIIVGVVVQTGLGGRIADGIITLGGGQLFFTLFFTMIACLILGMGLPTTANYVVTATMAAPALILGLDVPILAAHMFVFYFGIVADITPPVCLAAYAGAGLARANPFQSGVTAFKLAAAAYIVPFVFVTNPQLLLIDYSPAGLAFAVLTAIIGMVGISSAVIGFLIRPAHAWERLVLFPAGILLIIPNMAFSAIGLVTLLAVLLLQSKRPHQKVHAQGASRGA, encoded by the coding sequence GTGCCGCCCACCCACTCCGTGAAATCCGATGCAGTGTCCGCCGATGAGATACTGGAGAAGTATGACCGGGAAAGCACCTACCGCAAGCAGCTTGGGAAATGGGTATGGGTAGTGTCGTTCCTCGCTATCTCGCTTACGTTGTTCCACCTGTTCACAGCGTACCGCGGCGCCTATGAGGCGAGAATCCAGGGGCCGATTCACTTGGGGACAGGGCTTGGTCTGATTTTTCTTCTGTACCCGATTCGCAAAGGCCTGCAGAGGGTGCAGCGCACAGTACCGTGGTACGACGCAGTGCTGGCTTTTGCCGCCTTGGCGGTCGGCTATTACAACGTCATCTTCTATGAGCGGCTGGTGACGGAAGCCATCGTAATCGGGTACGCGCGGATGGATTATGTCGTCGCCAGTTTGGGAGTCCTGCTGGTGCTGGAGGCAGCGCGAAGAAGCGTAGGACTTCCGATCGTCGTGGTTTCGGTTGTCGCTCTGCTCTACGCCATGTATGGCAATTGGATTCCGACGAAGCTGTTCGCGCACCGGGGATTTGAATGGAGCAAGTTGGCAGCTGATCTGTATTTGACGACAAAGGGAATATTCAGTACGCCGATTCAGGTGTCCTCGACCTTCATCTTTTTGTTCCTGTTGTTCGGGGTCATGCTAATCCGGACAGGCATCGGATCGTTCTTCAACGATTTGGCATTTGCCTTGACGGGGCGCTTCACCGGAGGTCAAGGGAAGGCGGCTGTTGTTGCCAGCGCTATGCAGGGCATGGTGTCAGGCAGTTCTGTAGCCAATACGGTAGGATCAGGCTCCTTCACGATTCCAATGATGAAGAAGGCCGGATACCGGCCGGAGTTCGCGGCAGCGGCCGAAGCCTCCGCTTCGACGGGGGGACAGATTATGCCGCCGATTATGGGCGCTGCCGCCTTTATCATGGCAACGTATACGGAAACGCCCTACAGCCAAATTATGCTGGCTGCCATCATTCCGGCCATGCTTTACTTCAGCGGCGTCTTCCTCGGCGTTCACTTCGAATCGAGAAAACGGGGCATCGTCGGCCTGCCCAAGAGCGCGCTGCCGAACTTGCGGCGTCTGCTGATTGAGCGCGGTTACTTGCTCTTGCCCATTCTTGTCATCTTCTATACTTTGCTCAGCGGCCGGACACCGATGCGCGCCGCGCTGTTGGGCATAGCCGTATCCTTCCTCGTCAGCCTGTTTCGCCGGGATACGCGCATGTCCTTCAAGAGCGTGCTTGGCGCGATGGAGCAGGGAGCGCGCGTTGCGCTGCCGGTTATTGCGGCATGCGCCTGCGCGGGCATCATCGTCGGCGTAGTCGTACAGACCGGGCTGGGCGGCCGTATAGCCGACGGCATTATTACATTGGGCGGCGGCCAGTTGTTCTTCACGCTCTTCTTCACCATGATTGCGTGTCTCATCCTGGGGATGGGACTGCCGACAACGGCCAACTACGTAGTGACAGCTACAATGGCGGCGCCGGCTTTGATACTGGGCCTGGATGTGCCGATTTTGGCTGCGCATATGTTCGTCTTTTATTTTGGGATCGTCGCAGATATTACGCCGCCCGTCTGTCTCGCGGCCTATGCAGGCGCAGGACTGGCCAGAGCTAATCCTTTCCAAAGCGGGGTAACCGCCTTCAAGCTGGCTGCTGCTGCATACATCGTACCTTTTGTCTTTGTGACGAATCCGCAGCTGCTGTTAATTGACTATAGTCCTGCAGGGCTCGCATTTGCTGTCCTCACCGCGATAATTGGCATGGTGGGCATCAGCAGCGCTGTCATCGGCTTTTTGATCCGGCCCGCACATGCCTGGGAGAGACTTGTGCTGTTCCCGGCAGGCATTTTGTTGATCATCCCGAACATGGCTTTCAGCGCGATTGGGCTTGTGACATTGCTGGCGGTGCTGCTGCTTCAATCCAAGCGTCCGCATCAGAAGGTACATGCCCAAGGAGCGTCCAGGGGAGCGTAG
- a CDS encoding carbohydrate ABC transporter permease, with protein MKSTNGLALKRGQTQKPVSQTGGGSKKGIAGKLILYFLLTIAAVMQLFPLVWLLLFSLKNNQEIFNLPPLALPEEIRWNNYVKVWTSGNIDVYFVNSIVVTLVSVVLTILLASFATFALTRMRWKLQPLVLGLFMVGLMIPLHSTLIPLFILFQALGLIDNLWSIILSYTAFNLPITIMILLGFYYALPREIEEAAIVDGCSVNRMFIRIILPMTSSVMVTAAIINMIYNWNEFVFVNTFISSDTLKTLTVGVQNFVGQYSTDWGAIGATLMISILPILLAFLIMSDRIVEGIAAGSVKG; from the coding sequence GTGAAAAGCACGAATGGACTGGCGCTCAAACGCGGACAAACACAAAAGCCCGTCAGCCAGACGGGCGGCGGCTCGAAGAAGGGCATCGCGGGGAAGCTGATCCTGTATTTCTTGCTGACAATTGCAGCCGTTATGCAGCTGTTCCCGCTCGTATGGCTGCTCTTATTTTCCTTAAAGAACAATCAGGAAATTTTCAATTTGCCGCCACTGGCGCTGCCAGAGGAAATCCGCTGGAATAACTATGTGAAGGTATGGACTTCGGGGAATATCGATGTGTATTTTGTGAACAGCATCGTCGTAACGCTCGTGTCTGTCGTCCTCACCATTTTGCTGGCGAGCTTCGCGACCTTTGCGCTCACGCGCATGCGCTGGAAGCTGCAGCCGCTTGTTCTTGGCTTGTTCATGGTAGGGCTGATGATTCCGCTGCATTCCACCCTAATCCCGCTGTTCATCTTGTTTCAGGCTCTTGGGCTGATCGATAATCTATGGAGCATCATACTTTCCTACACAGCGTTCAACCTGCCAATTACGATTATGATATTGCTAGGCTTTTATTACGCCTTGCCGCGGGAAATCGAGGAAGCCGCAATTGTAGACGGCTGTTCGGTCAATCGCATGTTCATTCGCATTATATTGCCTATGACCTCCTCGGTGATGGTTACGGCGGCCATTATCAACATGATTTACAATTGGAATGAGTTTGTGTTCGTCAATACGTTTATCAGCTCGGATACGCTGAAGACATTGACGGTAGGGGTGCAGAACTTTGTCGGACAATATTCGACAGACTGGGGGGCGATCGGCGCAACCCTGATGATCAGCATCCTGCCCATTCTGCTCGCCTTTCTCATTATGAGTGATCGAATCGTAGAAGGCATTGCGGCCGGCTCGGTGAAAGGCTAG
- a CDS encoding carbohydrate ABC transporter permease: MNKVMSNKLVLTLYVLPALCLLLGIVYVPIVYTGIYGLMEWNGISDMKFIGLDNYQKLMSDSSFWNSAKHSMYFAILSTASLLPYLLVAVLLSGNIRGVNIFRKIYLIPMLLSSVAIAQLWLKVYHPTSGILNTFLESLGVAKTPAWLADPNLVLGALFIPILWQYAGFYILIYYAALKNIPQSIVEAARIDGANAWQIAFRIKIPLISEVIKVTVVLAVVGSLKYFDLIYIMTDGGPNQASEVMASYMYHKAFRTFDFGYGSAVGFFLLLICLAATWLIRKLTASKEKIQYS, encoded by the coding sequence ATGAATAAAGTCATGTCCAATAAGCTCGTCCTCACCCTTTATGTCCTTCCGGCCTTATGCCTGCTTCTAGGGATTGTATACGTGCCCATTGTCTATACCGGCATTTACGGTTTGATGGAATGGAACGGCATCAGCGATATGAAGTTTATCGGGTTGGACAATTACCAGAAGCTGATGAGCGATTCATCCTTCTGGAACAGCGCGAAGCATTCTATGTACTTTGCCATCTTGTCGACCGCCAGTCTGCTGCCTTATTTATTGGTGGCAGTTTTGCTGAGCGGCAACATTCGCGGAGTCAATATCTTTCGCAAGATTTACCTGATTCCCATGCTGCTCTCCTCTGTGGCGATTGCACAGCTGTGGTTGAAGGTGTATCATCCGACATCCGGTATCTTGAACACGTTCCTGGAATCGCTGGGTGTAGCGAAGACACCGGCATGGCTGGCTGATCCCAATCTTGTGCTTGGCGCACTGTTTATTCCTATCCTGTGGCAATACGCTGGATTTTACATCTTGATCTATTATGCGGCCTTGAAGAATATTCCGCAGTCCATCGTGGAAGCGGCCAGAATCGATGGGGCGAATGCCTGGCAAATCGCTTTCCGCATCAAGATTCCGTTAATTTCGGAAGTGATCAAAGTTACGGTGGTATTGGCGGTTGTCGGTTCGTTGAAGTATTTCGATTTGATCTATATTATGACCGATGGCGGACCGAACCAGGCGAGTGAAGTCATGGCTTCCTACATGTATCACAAAGCATTTCGCACCTTTGACTTCGGCTACGGCAGCGCAGTCGGATTTTTCTTGCTGCTCATCTGTCTGGCAGCTACCTGGCTCATTCGCAAGCTGACCGCCTCAAAGGAGAAAATCCAGTATTCATGA